DNA sequence from the Dictyoglomus sp. NZ13-RE01 genome:
CATTTGCCTCCAAAATATCTTTTCTTGCCTTTTCAATTATATGCTTATTTAAAGAATTTTCCCACTTTGAAAGGTTAACGATAAATTGATTAATTTTGTCCCACTCTGTTCTGTCTTCTTGAGCAGGTATTAATGCGGAATAGTTTGTTGCTCTTGATGAAGCAAGAGGTCTTCGAGCCCACCAAATATGTAATGTTGATATGTGCCCATGTCTTATATTTTTCTCCTTTGCAGATATCTCACTTACCTCTTTCACAGGAAAACTATCTTCTATAAATCTTTTATCCTTCATGCTCTCCATACCTCTTCCGATTTATTTTTCCATTCTTCCAAGGGTATAATATATCTTACCACACCAATTTCTTCCAGTGGTAAAAGATTTATGGCAGGATTTTTAATGATTGTTAAAACAGGATTTGTTTTTATATTAGATACTATATATAAATAATATTGGTCTTTGAAATTTTTTGCTTTAAACCATTCGTTTTGAGTTAGGGCTACGTCTCCCTCTTCAGCTCTTGCCTTAACCTCTATGTATCTTACTTCTCCTGTCTTTTCATCCTTTGATCTTATATCATATCCAAGATTTTCCTTTGACACATCTTCAGGAGTTCTACCACATTCCCTTTCATATCTCATAGCTATCTCCATCCCAATTTTTTCAATCTCTTCATTTTCTACCATTGCATCTTTCATTGGCACCACCTTTATCACTGTTAAAAGCTCCGGTTTTGTCATAGATAAATTTTGTTCCTGTTCTATCTCTTTTTCTAAATCCTCTCTTGCATTTTTATATTTTTCCAAAAGTTCTTTTTTATTTCTTATAGGTAAATCTACTTTTTCTCCCTTATCAAGTCTATCGTAAAGTTCTGCTAATTCTTCGTTTAATTTATCAATAAAATAATTAAGTGATTTTAAACCATATTTCCTTTTTATTTCTGCCTGTCTTTTTCTCTCCTGAGCTATCTCCTCTTTATATTTTTCTACTGCATAAATAGCACGACCTATTAATTTATTCTCCTCTACTATATATTCAGAAGGGTTTGATTTTTCAGGTGACAAATCCCAAATAATAGTAGGATTTATTTCTCTTACACTATTTCCATCATCATAAAGGGCAAATATTTTTCTTCCTGCAATCTCCCCTTTTGCATCTTTTATCTCTCCTATGTAAAACCAGATGTATCCATTTAGTTTTCCAGATGGATCTTTGAATACTGCTCCTCTTTTAGCCTCCAATTGGTAATTCCTAATAATCCATTCTAATAAAGCTTCTAATAATGGATGTCCAAAGGAGATAAACTCTGCATCTTGATTTCTAAAGGCTATATCTTTATCAAAGGTTGCTTTTGGATAGCTTCTACTTAATTTACCATACATTTTTTGAAAATTAATATCGTCATTAAAATTTATAAGAGGGGTTGAAAATACATCTTCAATGGCTATAAACTCTTTCTTAGTATCTTTAATTTTCCCTTTAATATCCGAATTTGTGTATGCCTTTCTAAAGAAAGCTTCAACATATTCAGGTACAAGTTTATTTTCTTTTGCCTTTTCATTCATTTCTTTTATCCTTGTGTAATCAATAAATCTTGTGGCAAGGCTTTCTCCCAAGATCTCTTTTATTTCAGAGATATATTTCTCATCAGGTTTTATATCTAATTCCTTTAAGATTTCATCCATACTTTTAGCATTCATCACTGCATCAACTATAAGTTGGTATAGATTTTTATCTTTAAATATCTCACCAATTACATCAAAGATCCTGTCACTTCCAAGCTTTTCTCTTATCTCATCTAATTTATCAAGTAATTTAGAAAGCACCTTTCCTTCTCTTGTATCATCCGCCACAAGATTAAAAATATAAACATCTTTTTGCTGACCATATCTATGGATTCTTCCCATTCTCTGTTCAAGCCTATTTGGGGTCCAAGGTATATCATAATTTATCATTATATGGCAAAATTGCAGGTTTATTCCTTCTCCTGCAGCTTCTGTGGCTACCATTATATCAGTATAGTCTTTGAAATTCTTCTCCTCTTCAATTCTTTTTTCCATATTCATTCCGCCATGTATGAAGTTTACCTTATATCCCCAGCTCTTTATTTTTTCCACTAAATATTCAAGAGTATCCTTAAATTCAGTAAATATTAATATTCTGGGTTTTCCATCCATCTCCTTAATTTTCTTAAAGCCTTCTTCAATTGCCTTTTTAAGCTCTTTAATTTTTACCTCCTCTTCAGATTGCAATACCTCTTTTGCTTTATTAATAAGTCTTTCTAAGGTCTTTATTTCCTTTTTTAGCTCATCCATATTTTTTGCCAATGTGATTTGTTCCCACTCTTCTTCCTTTTTCATTCTTTCTTCCTCAGCCATATCTTCATATTCTTCTATATCAATTTCTTCCTCTGGTACTCTTTTTAGCTCTTCCTCTTTTGAGATCTTTTCCAATCTGTTTTTTCTTCTTTCCAAGGATCTTAAAAGGGCATAGACACTTGATGCCATTCTTCTTTGAAGAAGTACAAGGGCAAAGGCAACATTCCTTCTTCTATCCATTTCAATTGCTTTATTGTATTGTTCTACTACATATTTTGTGACCTCGTTATAAAGTTCCTTTTCTTTATCTGAAAGCTGAAATTTTATCGTTTTTGGAAATCTTCTTGTGAATATGGGTTTTCCCTCAAAATTCTTAAGATCCTCTTTTAGTCTTCTAATAAAAAGGGGATTATCCTTATTCTTTAAGGATTCTTCTATCATCTCTTTTGTTGCAAAAAATCCTGGCATGAGAAGATCTAAAAAGAGTCTAAAATTTTCTGGATCTCCTTTATGGGGTGTAGCAGTTAAAAAGAGAAGATGATCTGAATTTGCGGATAAGACCTCTCCTAATTTGTAACGTTGAGTTTTTTGGGTTTTTTCTCCATATTTATATGCTGAGAGTTTATGGGCTTCATCCACGATAACCAAATCCCAATGGACTATGCTTAATGAGGTGAGTATATCTTTTTGTTTTGCAAAATCCATAGATGCTATTATTTGTTTTTCTCTTTCCCATGGATTTTCACCGAACAAATTATTAAAACTATTTCTGTCTACAACTACAAAGGTTTCATTAAATTTTTCCTTAAGCTCTCTTTTCCATTGATCTACTAAATGACCAGGCACAATTAAAAGAATTCTATTAATAAGTCCTCTTAACTTTAGCTCTTTTAGAACAAGTCCTGCCATTATGGTTTTTCCTGCACCAGGGTCATCCGCAATTAAAAATCTGATACGAGGTTGTTTCAAAACATAGCCATAGACTGCCTCAATCTGGAAGGGTAGGGGTTCAATTTTGGATACATTCATAGCAAGAAGAGGATCAAAAAGAGATGCATATTTAAAGCGCGTTGCTTCTATCAAAAGGAAAGTTTTCTCAGGGTCCGAAGAAAAATCCAATGCGGTCTCAATTACTTTTATCCTATTTAAGTCCTCTTTTGGGATTAATCCCTCTACGAATTGTTTAGAATTTACTCCAATACCTACAATACGTATATAATCGTTTATAAATTCAACTTTTTCTAATTTCACAGGTTCATTCCAAAAATCTCCTATAATCGTTTTACCCTCTTCAATCACTTAGTGCACCTCCCCAAAAAATTTAAATCACAAAAATTTTGTTTGCCTATTTTAATGCTTCATCAAAATGGGAAAGAACATCCAATCTTCATAGTGGAAAAGAATTTTCCCTCAATTGATATAAATCTCCGAGGTTTTTCTCCTTTTTAATACCCATAAAGTGCTCTCCTTTTAATTTCTAACTTGCATTATAATAAAGCATAAAAATATATGCAAGGAAAAAAGATAATCGTGATATAATATTTTCAAAAATTGCACCTTAGAAAAAAAGAATGGAGAGGATTATCCGAGGATGCGTGAGGCCACTACTCTCATGCGGGTTTGAGATAAATTTTTATGACAAAAAATGGGGTAAAAATATCAAAAACTGTGGGTAAAAATTGGGACAAAAAATGGGGATTACGTAAAATTGGTTTTGCAGGGCGCATGAAATCTTTCTTCCAGAAACCCGCAGTCAAAATGATTCCCGGAATAATACGGGATTGAAACTTATCACCTGCTCCTCAATCACAATCGTCGATCCTACTGTCAAAATAATTTGTGTAGTAATAGGATGGAAAAGATAAAAATTTTAAAATCAAATGTGATATAATATTTTCAAAAGTTGCACCTTAGAAAAAAGGAATGGAGAGGATTATCCGAGGATGCATGAGGTCACTACTCTCATGCGGGTTTGAGATAATTTTTTATTGCAAAAAATGGTGTAAAAATATCAAAAATTGGGGGTAAAAATTGGGACAAAAAATGGGGATTACGCAAAACTGGTTTTGCAGGGCGCATGAAATCTTTCTTCCAGAAACCCGCAGTCAAAATAATTCCCGGAATAATACGGGATTGAAACAGAAAAACAAACACTTTTTTCATACTCTTACCTCCTTGTCAAAATAATTCCCGGAATAATACGGGATTGAAACCCTTTAGAAAACCAATAACAAATAGAGCAATTAATCCGTCAAAATAATTCCCGGAATAATACGGGATTGAAAGATAATGAAATACTTATTAACACTTAACATGCTAACACCGTCAAAATAATTCCCGGAATGATACGGGATTGAAAGTTAAATTAGTAAGTTATTTAAAATAGGG
Encoded proteins:
- a CDS encoding helicase, which produces MIEEGKTIIGDFWNEPVKLEKVEFINDYIRIVGIGVNSKQFVEGLIPKEDLNRIKVIETALDFSSDPEKTFLLIEATRFKYASLFDPLLAMNVSKIEPLPFQIEAVYGYVLKQPRIRFLIADDPGAGKTIMAGLVLKELKLRGLINRILLIVPGHLVDQWKRELKEKFNETFVVVDRNSFNNLFGENPWEREKQIIASMDFAKQKDILTSLSIVHWDLVIVDEAHKLSAYKYGEKTQKTQRYKLGEVLSANSDHLLFLTATPHKGDPENFRLFLDLLMPGFFATKEMIEESLKNKDNPLFIRRLKEDLKNFEGKPIFTRRFPKTIKFQLSDKEKELYNEVTKYVVEQYNKAIEMDRRRNVAFALVLLQRRMASSVYALLRSLERRKNRLEKISKEEELKRVPEEEIDIEEYEDMAEEERMKKEEEWEQITLAKNMDELKKEIKTLERLINKAKEVLQSEEEVKIKELKKAIEEGFKKIKEMDGKPRILIFTEFKDTLEYLVEKIKSWGYKVNFIHGGMNMEKRIEEEKNFKDYTDIMVATEAAGEGINLQFCHIMINYDIPWTPNRLEQRMGRIHRYGQQKDVYIFNLVADDTREGKVLSKLLDKLDEIREKLGSDRIFDVIGEIFKDKNLYQLIVDAVMNAKSMDEILKELDIKPDEKYISEIKEILGESLATRFIDYTRIKEMNEKAKENKLVPEYVEAFFRKAYTNSDIKGKIKDTKKEFIAIEDVFSTPLINFNDDINFQKMYGKLSRSYPKATFDKDIAFRNQDAEFISFGHPLLEALLEWIIRNYQLEAKRGAVFKDPSGKLNGYIWFYIGEIKDAKGEIAGRKIFALYDDGNSVREINPTIIWDLSPEKSNPSEYIVEENKLIGRAIYAVEKYKEEIAQERKRQAEIKRKYGLKSLNYFIDKLNEELAELYDRLDKGEKVDLPIRNKKELLEKYKNAREDLEKEIEQEQNLSMTKPELLTVIKVVPMKDAMVENEEIEKIGMEIAMRYERECGRTPEDVSKENLGYDIRSKDEKTGEVRYIEVKARAEEGDVALTQNEWFKAKNFKDQYYLYIVSNIKTNPVLTIIKNPAINLLPLEEIGVVRYIIPLEEWKNKSEEVWRA